The Mustela lutreola isolate mMusLut2 chromosome 3, mMusLut2.pri, whole genome shotgun sequence genome includes a region encoding these proteins:
- the YWHAZ gene encoding 14-3-3 protein zeta/delta, which translates to MDKNELVQKAKLAEQAERYDDMAACMKSVTEQGAELSNEERNLLSVAYKNVVGARRSSWRVVSSIEQKTEGAEKKQQMAREYREKIETELRDICNDVLSLLEKFLIPNASQAESKVFYLKMKGDYYRYLAEVAAGDDKKGIVDQSQQAYQEAFEISKKEMQPTHPIRLGLALNFSVFYYEILNSPEKACSLAKTAFDEAIAELDTLSEESYKDSTLIMQLLRDNLTLWTSDTQGDEAEAGEGGEN; encoded by the exons ATGGATAAAAATGAGCTGGTGCAGAAGGCCAAACTGGCCGAGCAGGCTGAGCGATATGATGACATGGCAGCCTGCATGAAGTCTgtaactgagcaaggagctgaatTATCCAATGAGGAGAGGAATCTTCTCTCAGTTGCTTATAAAAATGTTGTAGGAGCCCGTAGGTCATCTTGGAGGGTCGTCTCGAGTATTGAGCAAAAGACGGAAGGTGCTGAGAAAAAACAGCAGATGGCTCGAGAATACAGAGAGAAAATCGAGACCGAGCTAAGAGATATCTGCAATGATGTACTG tCTCTTTTGGAAAAGTTTTTGATCCCCAATGCTTCACAAGCAGAGAGCAAAGTCTtctatttgaaaatgaaaggagacTACTACCGTTACTTGGCAGAGGTTGCTGCTGGTGATGACAAGAAAG GGATTGTAGATCAGTCACAACAAGCATACCAAGAAGCTTTTGAAATCAGCAAAAAGGAAATGCAACCAACACATCCTATCAGATTGGGTCTGgcccttaacttctctgtgttctATTACGAAATTCTGAACTCCCCGGAGAAAGCTTGCTCTCTTGCAAAGACA GCTTTTGATGAAGCCATTGCTGAACTTGATACATTAAGTGAAGAGTCATACAAAGACAGCACGCTAATAATGCAATTACTGAGAGACAACTTGACA